The genomic interval TTCAACCAAATTCGGCCATGTTATTGAGTTGGGTCATATGAAAACCGGGCACAAAGAATTGGCTCAGTTGACTCAGTTAGATTAAAGCAGGTTAATCCGAGGgttatgtataaaatttatatatatatatatatatatatatatttgcttgaatttgtatttAAATTATACTAGATTATacatatttctcatattttttaagatatgaaattaatatttataaaacataagaaatagCGTTTGattgttgaaattttatatttttgttttcaattttttattaatttataatacatcttatatatttatatacaattaaaattataaaaaaatatatattatattcatgaTAGGGTCAACCCTCGTTCAACCAGTGAACCATGACCTAGGAACCTTCATAAGTTGCAATCCTGGGTTGGATTTTGTAACattaatgttaataataatgtttatagataattttgataataatgtttgaaaacaacaaacttaatttaaattttaaaaaattgtttattgatTCTCCATTATTGACATACTGAATGATTCTCCAACTTTTTTATGATatcattaatgaaattattgatgATGCATAGCTAATcagtttaaatattgttttgattcttcAATAAAGTGAGTGACtacatattaatattcatagcaAATGATATAATAGGCAatattgttttcaataaaattaaaagatacttttgagtcaaatatagttaaaaagataaaaaaaatatttatcatttatacaTTACTAAAAAAACACCCGCATAATGTCATATTTATAAGATATTATATTAcatactattttataatatactgttttcaataaatcataattattgaaaatagTATATTATAGATTTAAATCttcaaatagtttttatttagtatttttaattatcttaaatttattagttagtttatttatccaataactattttagtttaatttactattttgtccttTAATTTAGtctctataaatatttgttttagggTCTGTGAAAAGGGATCgatcaattgaaatttttatgtttttgtttgctctattttgagtgagtttttggaTCAAAATTGGTTATCCGTTGTGTCAGGTGGCTAGAACCCCTCTACAAAGAGGAAGAAGCGTTGCAACGATTGGAGGAACAAAAGGAGACAGAATGTTCTAGGTGTAATCAACCTAGacacaaatcaaattaatgCCCCTTGAGGAAAAACTGTGAATATTGCAGAGGGATGAAGAAGATAGAGAAAGAATGAGAAGGTATAGGTTATGTACGAAACTTGGTAtaggatgaagtatttgttgaAAACGAAGTTTCTACCTCCAGATTATAAGCGGATCCTTTCCAGCAGAATCATCGTTGTGGAGACCCCTCCAGAGAAAAAAGTTTGATTGGTAGCATGTCCTTTGAAAGGAGAAATATCCGGGGAACAAATTCAGCCCAGGAAAGAATGGGAAGGTAAAGGTCTTGTATGAACTTTGGTAAACACTTCTCTACAGTAGGTTTGACGTAGGGATTTTCTGTTCTTCTGACTTATTTATCATTTCTTTCAATAATAGGCCGTTTTCCTTACTCTTGACCAAATTGGTTTGGATGTCATCAACTATATGAAGGTCAGAGGGCGAGAAATAATTATAGGCATGTTGAAAGGAATGTTGGACATTTCCGATTAAAGGTGGATATCTACACCAttccaaaatttgaatttcttgattttgaaatCTTCCCATTTAATAGattttttctgttcttttttgAAAACAACCACAACCTTAGCTTAGATTCTTTGTAAATGCTCAGAGAAATCCTTTTCAATGGTTTTCTCTTTCATCAACACTCTTCCGATCAATCTTTTCATCTTATTAGAGAAGAAAGTCAATTGGTGGCAATGACGGTCTTCGTAACTTTCTTCGTAACGGTGATCAGGTTTAAAAATCTTGTCTTAtaatatagtttttgtttataaataggTAGctcatataaaaaatgatatatgcTTAAACCTATTGCAAAAGAATTAATTCATTTGAAAATGCCCATTCATTAattataacatatttatatatagttacCCTATctgtcttttttatttgtctcaattaaaattctttttatcCGTTGTACTTATCcattaaaaaatttgtgaaatattaaatattatttttttaaatttactttttatattcaatatatCTCTACAAGTTCCAATATATtatattcaactatatatgtttttaaagtatattttaaatatgagTAATTCTGAAAAATTAATACAACCTTTAATAAACTTAGTTTGCAAATAACTTTAACCGATTTTGATAATCCAAGATAAAATGGATAATTAAAGAGGATTGGAGGGTGTAtaattaatcttttttaatttaccattaatttaatactttatagaatttctatttaaataaatataaataattgttgGAGGCAAAAATTTCCTCACTGATTGAGTAGTGGCAATTAACTCTTTTTactttaatgtatatatatatatatatatacatgaaatgaTATGTATATGACAAAAACTAAcaaatttgttttcaaattttgccgcaaatattttattatatttaatattgtgGATTTGAAATAACAAGCGGCAGTACGAAATGATAGCTTTAGCTTTGATAttacttcaaaatttaaataatattatcattaatgcTATcctcatatataattaaatctaaATAAACTATAATGATTTTTATCCCATTAAAGTATTTAATagaataaatttgtaaaatgcTTCTACATGTGCATTGAATTATAGACAGTGGAAAAAActataactaaaaattttaaattttaggaaattattactttgtttttttattatcattattgtttttccatatttttttttttgagaaaggcgacaaaCACCGAAACCAATGAACGAATACGTGGGGGGCTCGCTCACCACCAAACCGTGCCCTCACTTTGcgcgagatggggatcgaatTCGGGGAGtcacgctcgacactcgagcGAACACCTTACTCAAGGGACCCGATACCAATAGACCAAATAGTCGTTGGCGTTCTTCCATATTCTAGCAAAATCCCTTGTAAGTTTATCAAGGCTTGCCATGTTTGGAATACAAAAAGTATATGGAGGACCAGCTGACCAGGTGAAgtagtaattttataaaaattttaataaaattagaaaaagagaCTTGCAAAAAGGATTTATAGCTGAGCGGCATTGGTTCTATTATGAAAAAATGTTAGCCAGCATTAATGTGCATAGAattatagacaaaaaaaaattatagctaaaaaatcttgaattttaagaaattattacttgattttatttacttttattgttCTTCACATATTCAAGTAATCTCCCACAAGTTTGTCAAAGCTTGCCGTATTTGGAAAGCAAAAGTGGATAGAGATGCAAGTGAAAAagcaattttataaaaattttaataaaattagaaaaaaattgttagaTTAAATAAGAGATTTTGAAACATACAGATTTGCCAAAGGTTTATACTTTAGCAGCACTAATTtcactgaaattttttttttcggcACTAGCTTTATTGTGAAGAGTGTTGGCGGTTATGGATTGAAAAGTGTTGGTGGTTATGGATCGagtattgttaaaaataaaaaacatatagggtgtgtttgtttggcagtatataaaactacatgtaattataattacaaaaaagttcaaaatctggtgtttgtttggttggatttgagaatttgaaagtaGTTAGAAATGCAGTGGAGATGAATTTAGTTGGTTTTCAAACTACGTCCAAATCGGCCGTAGTTTAATCTCCTGCATTTGGGATTTTCATAGAAAGTCTCTTGTGTCACGTGAGactttctaataaatttatatataaataaaataaaaataaaatcatgatattattttatctaaataataaatggttactattatatttttagaaatataaaaaattatgaatataaaaaattataaatagtgtaatatattttttataattataaaaaataacaataatttgtaatgaaaacataaatttatattaaattaagcaattatatgtataattattttggttactattaataacaattaattgtgtatttataattaattaaatttaataatgaccaAGGTGGAGTACCCTTAGCAAGGGTGTTTATATcctacaaatacatccaaccaaagacatgttttcaaaatccagatttacaaatcctcccaaacaaacacaaaattttgaaatccagcATTTTCAATAACAGTCAACTACACTGTGATTGAAAATCTActgtattttcaactacatctaaccaacTGCTACCATAGTGTAAGGAGAAGTAGGATGAAACTTTTGCCACTTTATCCTTGAGATCCGTGACATTGATAATTCTTTTCTACTgtttgtaaaaaagaaaaaaagaaaaaaggaaaaaagaaaaaagaaaaactagatAGGCATTCCGATGACAAGCTCTCAAGCATAGACGTTTGGCAGTAGCGTTCAGAAGATGTTGAACTTCTTACTAGTGAATAAAACCTCCATAATTTACAGCAAACCCTTTTCTCGGCTCATTCATATACCCAACaatatttataaagataaaCTCAAGGATGATCACTACTTCCTAATAATTGCTGATGTTAATTTCATCGAGGGGGGTTTCAATATTTATATCTTAAAACAGTTTTACCAAAATTCAATTATTGTGAAGACAGATTAGCTTTGatgttggtattttatttttttgccttTTAGATCTTTATCAAAAGTTGGTCTTAGattgtttttaaaacattgaaagtgaaattaaaattaatacaacTAAGTCACAAACTCTTGTTCACATTTAGAATTAGACGATCATCAATAATTTAGATTTCAGCAACATAAGATGTGACAGTgacacaatcaaacaacaacaatCCGAAAAGAGAGAACGCAGGAAATTGATCACTTATTCATATATGACTATTCAACTTACAATGAGAGGAATAAATTCAAATACTTGAAATGTAGAAGTATTGGGCACACAACACAAGCTTTTATTCTGATTTCatggaaaagaagaaattcccaaGAACCAAAGGAGCAAGATAGGGAAACTCAGAGTACAGCCGGGTGAGGTCACAGACAACAACTAATGTAGAAATTTAAATAGGAAACCGTCGATTTTAAGAGATGGATGTGAGCTTCTTACTCTTGTCTTGCCACCAAAGAGAGCAAGGCATCCCTGTAGTTACCATGTGTTCCTTTGCTTATCATATTTTCGAGTTCAACCCCGTATAGCCTCTGATACTCATCCTTGATATCCTTCATGTCTGCATCAGCCCGAGTTACAATCACTCGGGTGAGAGCCTCCTTGGTGCTCTTACTGACATCGTCTCTCAAGGCTTCATTGATCACCTGAAAATCAATTTAGAAACCTTAAATTTGAACAACAGCTAACAGATATTAGCAGTAAAAGGTACTTGTTAGATGAGCCTTAAAATTACTTACCTTGCTGAAATAGGTAGGAGGTGATTTCAAGCATAGGACAGTCTCTTGCAAGCACAAATCATCACCAACATCCTAACCATAAAAACAAAGAGTCATACAGGAAGCTCAAGCCAGTTAGGAGGGATTTATAAAGAAAGTCACTACCAAATCCAAACCTCATCAATCGACTTCCCGTAAATATCCTTGTAATGTTCGAAGGTGGCTCTAAGTTGAAGCTTGCTCCGGGTGGTCAGTATCCTAATGACTTCTTGATTCTCTACAGGCTTCACTGCATTAGGATTTCGGATAGCCTCACCAAGAACCTTGGCCTCTAATTTAGCTCTTTCCTCACTCCAACTTGGACCTTCATATCTGTATGCACTCACTATTCCAAGCAACAACTGtccatacaaaaaaaatatatatatacatatccaaGTCAGCAGCAGCCAAGAAGCATAGGGAATGGGTGGTAATTTCAAAATGATAACGCCATGGTTGTCCTAATTACATTGGTATAGTCTTGCTTGACATGGATAGAGACATCTTCCTCAAGTGAATGGTGGTAGAGGGCTTGGTACGCCCTTCTGGCACCAAGGAGCTCTTCAGATGATCTAGTGCAGCCCAACTCTACCAGGATGGTGAAGGGGTAGGCCTTGTGGAGCACATAGTGAGCAAAACGAGCATCCCTTTCCCATGGATGCATTGTCCATAGCACCACCAATTCCTGTAGCACAGAGAGATCTCATCATCTAATTAGAATGCACAGAAAATTCTAcctaatttttacataaatcaTGCTTGTTTTGTACTTGGTTGAGATCAATTTCTTTCCTTTCTCTATGATGACAAATCTATATTAATGGAAACAGATAAAAGACCAAAAACAAAGGTAAAGGATTCTTGgttcaatgaagaaaaagacgAGGTCAGCTgatgaaatgaatgatgaaactATTTGAATGATTGGGGTTAATGCACGCCTAGAGAGAATTCTCACATGAACttgtattttgaaattaattcaAACAGAGCAACCTAAAAGAAACAGTTCTGAAGTAACTCTTTTCAATAAAGCTTTACGAATTCAGTTTCTCAAGAACAACACGagtattaaataaagaaaagttatACTCCATTTTTCATCACTATTAACTCATTAATAAATTGCTTatccaaaatcaatttgaattTCTTACGTTTTGAATTTGataatttcatcaacaaaaacaGAATTTTTAACATATAGCAGACgacaaaaaaattttgcaaaggAATCAACAGATAAAATCAAGGCagcaaatgaatattttaataacTAGGACAATGTTATGGCCCATTTCTCCTCTTAAATTACTCATAACAAATCAATGATAACTCAATTACAATTTCTTATATTCCAAAACACGACTTGatgatttcatcaacaaaacaagatttttaacaaatgaaaagatgatgaaaatcataaaaattgatCAGAATTACTTATTTTCAAACTAGAAgttgataattttattgaaaaaaaaaatggatggtcTTCAACGAGCAAAGCGATGATAAAAAATTGAAgtttataaaaactaatgaaTAACTAATACCCCATTTCTCCCCTCTGATCACTCATAATAAAttcctaacaaaaaaaaaccagtcaaaatttctttattttctaagTAACAATTGATAATTTCATCGACAAAAACAAGATTTTTACCCAATTAATAAAGAACGcataaaaatacaatacaataaaAACCAATTACCTTGAAACGAGCGAACTCAAACTTGAGAGTGCGAATGAGGGCATCATCCCATCTCTCAAAGAGATAGTGATGTGGGTGTCCATCCGGCCTGAAAAACTTAGAGCTGCTCTTCCTGAACAGACTACGCTGCTCCGGTTGCTTCCATCTCTTCAATATGTCCACCAATGAATTCTCATCCACTCCAAGCCCTCCACATCCTTCATTTACACataaatttcaacaaaaaaCAACAATCGAAACTCCTTTCGGATAACATTCAAgataaatttgaagaaaacAACAGCAACGAACCTGAGAACGCATGGCTGAGGACCTCTAGCTCTTCATCGGGGAGAGAAACCGCCATTATTTCCGAGCTTGGTTTCCTGTGAATCGAAAGCAGTGCTGATGAAAAGCAGCGTTTTTGGCAGGGGCCTTTTATAGTGTGACAACTGACGAGGCGTTCTGGGGCGGAGAGGGTGTTTTGGTTATTTCGTTGAATGACTAAGGGCGTAATTTAGgaattttactattgattatcTTTAATGTGaatttttaatgatttcatGCCTGCTGTTCTCCcttaattagtgttaatttcGATGAGTAGTTGATGGGCGCCACTTTTGGGTCGTGTGTTGTCACATGTGCTGTATTGGTGTAGGTATACCCGGTGGGATTACCGCATAATGAATTGGGTCTGTGAGTGTTATTAAAAATGGTAATTTTGATGGCATAGATGCTTGATAATCTAAAACGTATGAAATATAAtggagtaatgatatttttatagaataaattttttcatatttcagtATCCACgtcatcttttctttatttattttttttttaaaaaaaataatttttcttcattatctaaataataaatttaaacatttaattgtaaaaataataataaatcgaaAAATCCTCtcacctaaaccctaaacagaAAATCACAAACCCCCTCCTAGGGTTTAGGGACAAAGGATTTAAggtttagggcttaggatttagggtttagggtttaagtttttagatttttctaGTATAGATTtcgtagtatttgggtttaagattttagatatagttttataatttttttaaactttttttaagaatttaagtatttttaaggttttataattttagatgaggatgtggatgacaagttgttcatccacgtcattcgggaaTAAAAATAGCATCGCTCAATATAATAAGATCGATAATCTATGAGATCCAAAACTTAAACACaataaccaaaatatatatatatatatatatttataaataatcgAAATATTTAACAACTTGATTActgttattatttgattatttgaaaatttttaatatattagcgGGTTGCCATAATTTAAACAACATTATCTTCAGGGGCGGTTTGGTTCGTGGTagtgtagaaagattaccacgtggTACGTgctaatatgaaaatattaccacgtttggtaTTGCATCGCtggtaatgtggatggtaatatcacattaccaacttataaatattaccaagaaagtggtaatcctattaccaccaaatttggtgtctatcttggattaccatggtaatcttataacttcttatattttaacaaattgattaccatgaaaacaaaacacggtaatgaactattcccggcaataagagtttccaaccaaacatggttatattaaattactgCAATATTTCCAatcatataacattcccactcatattaccatggtaatctcgttacgtggtaatatgtcattaccacaaaCCAAACGGCCCCTCAGTTTAATactattatttgaaaatttttaacctaagttttagaattttttttatctttttattattttattaagaaaatatgtatttttagtttttgaagaTCAATTTGTTAAGCTTTACTAATAagattataattaattgaaagaagtATAAATTGCTTTTGTAAAGgtatatgattgttttttttttatctatttaaacatttaaacagaaattataaatatatttgaattttggtACTATTATagaattgagaaaaaaacacaatacaCCAACCTCGAGAGgaaatatgaagaaaataatatatgtaaCTAAGAATGTTATCTGAAAAATCATCCAGATTAACGCTAGATAAAGAAGAAATattgaaaaacatatatatttaatttctttataaaaattataaacacgAGCAGCAAATGAGGTGTATTGTGTTACTGAAGATGAAGAGATGTAGGAGTTTATATAATTAGATccacaaattatatttgttcataACATCTGCCTTTGAATGttcaatatataatattatgccCTATTAAAACTTTATAAGTAAAACCGAGTCTAACAGAAATCTAGTGAAGGAAAATCGTACcttattattttaatacatgACTGTATAGTGTCTTACTAAAAACTTCACTAAAAAACTTAGTGAGAAAAatcatagttaaaaaaaaagagtacaaTGCTTATTAACTCTCCCTCATGACAATATTGCTTGAAATCTTAGAGTTGACAAACTCTAATATTATAGACTagcttttcaaaaattatagtaGGAAGTGTCTTTAATTTGTGCACAAATCTGCTAGATTATCACTTACACGAAAGActtgttaaatattaatatcaccaatcttttgaagaacatgagtgcaaaattttggtaaaatatgtttaattctatctatttaaatatacttttttttattgggtGATATATGCagcattattattatataaaacaattgAGATTATTTTCCTGGAAAACAAACCACAAGACCCTCAAATAAGTTGAATCACAAATCTTACCTAAACACGTTCTCGACTTGCCTCATgcattattgaaatttttacataattaaaTGATATGGCTGCTATAGTTTGTTTTATTGATCATCATGAACCCATTGTATTGCCACATGCAACTAAATAGCCTGTTTGTGATTGGGCATTAGGTGAGTCAAATAAATACCCTACATCTACATAACTAATTAAATGTAACTTAGGTATATGTTAGAAAAACAAAGTTATATGCCATGTAACTCAAAGGTAGTGAATTATATAGTTAACTATATTCCAATATCTTCGTATGAGAGAAGaactatatttttctaataaattgatAGTAAATGATATATCATGTCATGTATAATCAGCATGATTTATTAGCGCTCCGAATCTTTGTATGAAAATATCTTTATTCATATTTAGTGGCCTTACAACTATTGGGGTAGTCAATGGATGTGAATTGTCTAGTTTAAAACCATTTCAATGCTTTTGTTGGGTAAGTTTCTTAATGTACAAAAATGTCACTTTTAAATATTCGATTTGTAATCCAAGGGAAAATTTTGTTCTTCCAAGATCCTCCATCTCAAACTTTTTCTTCAAGTAATTTAGTGCTTTTGGAAATTCTCCCGAGttctaataatatttaagtcATTAGCATAAACAACAGTTATAACGTACTCATTTTCAGATCTCTTCATAAAAATACATTGATAAATgggattattattatataattctttCAACAAAAATTCGTTGAGATGGTTATACCACACGTGTCCAGAATTTTTCAATTCATACAAAGATTtgtcttattttattaaataatgttcTTGAGAACTTGAATTGCATATTTTAGTCATTCTAAATCCTTCATTGTCTTTTAAATAGAATTCACTATCAATAAATACAAATAGGTTGTACCAACATCAATTAAATGCAAATAGAGTAAAATATTGCCAAGTTAATTAAGTATCGAAAAGTAATTGTATCCATCACAGGTAAGTATGTCTCATCATAATCATTACCAAGTCTTTGTTAAAGCCCTTGAGAGTAAAGTTGAGCTTTATATCTCATAGTTTCATccttcttattttgttttaacacaaatacccatttgtgtttgtttggcttTACACCTTCAGGTGTATAGATTACAAGTCTAAAATTTTTCACTTTCTAAGCTAATTTAGTTCTAACTCGATTGAGTCTTTCTATTTTGCATAACATTTTCTTCATCTGCATTCCTCAGTAGACTTTGGTTTATGATCCTCACAATTTATCATATCAAGGGCTACATTATATGCAAAAAGCATTATTAACACAATAGTTCCATCTTATTCTATTTATAATAGCAAAGTTTTTGTTGTTTGCATTAACAACTATTCTAGGAGGAATTTCTAATATGGTGCTAATGATTTCATAACTCTCTTTGTTGCTATAGAATATTTCACTCAATGTTCCTACATATTCTTTG from Dioscorea cayenensis subsp. rotundata cultivar TDr96_F1 chromosome 7, TDr96_F1_v2_PseudoChromosome.rev07_lg8_w22 25.fasta, whole genome shotgun sequence carries:
- the LOC120265811 gene encoding annexin D4; this translates as MAVSLPDEELEVLSHAFSGCGGLGVDENSLVDILKRWKQPEQRSLFRKSSSKFFRPDGHPHHYLFERWDDALIRTLKFEFARFKELVVLWTMHPWERDARFAHYVLHKAYPFTILVELGCTRSSEELLGARRAYQALYHHSLEEDVSIHVKQDYTNLLLGIVSAYRYEGPSWSEERAKLEAKVLGEAIRNPNAVKPVENQEVIRILTTRSKLQLRATFEHYKDIYGKSIDEDVGDDLCLQETVLCLKSPPTYFSKVINEALRDDVSKSTKEALTRVIVTRADADMKDIKDEYQRLYGVELENMISKGTHGNYRDALLSLVARQE